One Sphingomonas sp. LHG3406-1 genomic window carries:
- a CDS encoding class I SAM-dependent methyltransferase: MVGSVIPSSRRLIDRMLGPVNWDETRLFVEYGPGVGTFTRVILDRLPEDARLVTIDTNAEFTAFLKESIDDPRLIAVTASAADVEKVLADRGLGEADYILSGLPFSTLPPGVGDAIGAATARAIRPGGAFLVYQFSPKVRDFIAPVFDRLDRGFEWINVPPATLFWAWRNEAD; this comes from the coding sequence ATGGTCGGCTCGGTCATCCCGTCGAGCCGCCGCCTCATCGACAGGATGCTCGGTCCCGTGAACTGGGACGAGACCAGGCTCTTCGTCGAGTACGGTCCGGGCGTCGGCACCTTCACCCGCGTAATCCTCGACCGGCTGCCGGAAGATGCACGGCTGGTGACCATCGACACCAATGCGGAATTCACTGCCTTCCTCAAGGAAAGCATCGACGATCCGCGGCTGATCGCGGTCACCGCCAGTGCAGCCGACGTCGAAAAGGTGCTTGCCGACCGCGGCCTCGGCGAGGCCGATTACATTCTGTCGGGCCTGCCCTTTTCGACCCTTCCGCCGGGCGTGGGCGATGCGATCGGCGCGGCGACGGCACGCGCGATCCGCCCGGGCGGCGCCTTCCTCGTCTATCAGTTCAGCCCCAAGGTCCGCGACTTCATCGCGCCCGTGTTCGACCGGCTGGACCGCGGGTTCGAGTGGATCAACGTTCCGCCGGCGACGCTCTTCTGGGCGTGGCGAAACGAAGCGGACTAG
- a CDS encoding MFS transporter, protein MAERSGTRKVGGSALTTPHFLLLYSAMLVAAAGNTALQSVMPAIGRAIGIADFWVAIAYTWSAVLWVWLAPFWAEKSDHHGRKALTLLGLGGFVVSMTLCGVVLIFGLHGWTGPALTFLLFGLFRAIYGALGCATPSATQAYLASRTRRAARTAQLSALSSSFGLGTIVGPALAPLFVLPFIGLPGPLFAFALIAIAVYAAIAIGLPDDRGKPGRGRGAAMSYPSLASMITGASVRAATAPKREKRLSWRDGRIRSWIVAGVIAGHAQAATLTCIGFFIIDVLRLEPMGAEEPIAIVMMAGAGGTLAAQWGLIPRLGLSPRALIVWGSIIAAAGLGITAVAGDLYGLVLGFGLASIGFGFTRPGFTSGASLAVPLAEQGGVAGVITSANGISYVAAPGVGMLLYAVDPHLPFGIAVLVVLALAWWGRSLR, encoded by the coding sequence ATGGCGGAGCGTAGCGGGACGAGGAAAGTGGGTGGGTCGGCGCTGACCACGCCACACTTCCTGCTGCTCTATTCCGCGATGCTGGTCGCGGCGGCAGGCAATACTGCGCTGCAGTCGGTCATGCCGGCGATCGGGCGTGCCATCGGCATCGCCGACTTCTGGGTCGCCATCGCCTACACGTGGAGCGCAGTGCTGTGGGTGTGGCTGGCGCCTTTCTGGGCCGAGAAAAGCGACCATCACGGCCGCAAGGCGCTGACCCTGCTCGGGCTCGGCGGGTTCGTCGTGTCGATGACCCTGTGCGGCGTCGTGCTGATCTTCGGCCTTCACGGCTGGACCGGGCCGGCGCTGACCTTCCTGCTGTTCGGGCTGTTCCGGGCAATCTATGGCGCGCTCGGCTGCGCGACGCCGAGTGCCACGCAGGCCTATCTCGCCTCGCGGACGCGGCGGGCGGCGAGGACGGCGCAATTGTCCGCGCTTTCGTCATCGTTCGGGCTGGGGACGATCGTCGGCCCGGCGCTGGCACCCTTGTTCGTGCTGCCCTTCATCGGTCTGCCGGGGCCGCTGTTCGCCTTCGCCCTGATCGCCATCGCCGTCTATGCGGCCATCGCCATCGGTTTGCCTGACGACCGCGGCAAGCCTGGGCGCGGGCGGGGGGCGGCGATGAGCTATCCGAGCCTCGCCTCGATGATCACGGGCGCGAGCGTGCGGGCGGCGACGGCGCCGAAGCGGGAGAAGAGGCTGTCGTGGCGCGATGGCCGGATCCGCTCGTGGATCGTGGCGGGCGTGATCGCCGGCCATGCGCAGGCGGCGACTCTGACCTGCATCGGCTTCTTCATCATCGACGTCCTCCGGCTGGAGCCGATGGGCGCCGAGGAGCCGATCGCCATCGTCATGATGGCCGGGGCCGGAGGGACTCTGGCCGCCCAATGGGGGCTGATCCCCCGCCTCGGCCTGTCCCCAAGGGCCCTGATCGTCTGGGGCTCGATCATCGCCGCCGCCGGTCTCGGCATCACCGCCGTCGCCGGCGACCTCTACGGCCTCGTGCTCGGGTTCGGTCTGGCCTCGATCGGCTTCGGCTTCACCCGGCCCGGCTTCACCAGCGGTGCCAGCCTCGCCGTCCCGCTGGCCGAGCAGGGCGGCGTGGCCGGCGTGATCACCTCGGCCAACGGCATCTCCTACGTGGCGGCGCCGGGCGTCGGAATGCTGCTTTACGCCGTCGACCCGCACCTTCCGTTCGGCATCGCGGTGCTGGTCGTGCTGGCGCTCGCCTGGTGGGGCCGCTCGCTGCGCTAG
- a CDS encoding CDC48 family AAA ATPase: protein MADIETDIRRLQVANLPPADSGRGIARVPKSIMDALGLSDGDVIEIVGKRSTPARAIRPYGDDEGLDIIRLDGLQRANAGVGSGDFVEVRRATSKPATRVVFAPAQNNVRLQGSSEALKRSFAERPLTAGDTVATAGHQRVNADMPDHVRQLLNAPAFALQEVRLAVVGTTPRGIVHIDRDTVVELLPEYTEQHGERRADVTYDDLGGMRSTIDALREMVELPLRHPELFQRLGVDPPKGVLLHGPPGTGKTRLARAVANESDAQFFHIAGPEIMGSAYGESEKKLRELFEEAGQAAPSIIFIDEIDSIAPKRGQVSGEAEKRLVAQLLTLMDGLEPRQNLVVIAATNRPEAIDEALRRPGRFDREIVVGVPDETGRREILGIHTRGMPLADGVDLDGLARRTYGFVGADLAALTREAALEAVRRIMPELNLADGTIPTEVLDRLSVLASDFDNALKRVQPSAMREVMVQVPTIGWDDVGGLDKAAAKLKEGVELPLKHPDAFKRLGIRPAKGFLLYGPPGTGKTLLAKAAARESQANFISIKSSDLLSKWYGESEQQIARLFSRARQVAPTVIFIDELDSLVPARGGGFGEPQVTERVVNTILAEMDGLEELQSVVLIGATNRPNLIDPALLRPGRLDELVYVGPPDVAGRRRILAIHARNMPLSDDVDLEVLARRTERFTGADLEDLTRRAGLTALRRDLGNAEVTMADFEAALQETRASVTPEMLTEYERIQDTLKSDAVRPDRGGIGFVTPGMLKPKPGGKEG from the coding sequence ATGGCTGACATCGAGACCGACATCCGCCGCCTTCAGGTGGCCAATCTTCCGCCGGCCGACAGCGGCCGCGGGATCGCCCGCGTGCCCAAGTCCATCATGGACGCGCTCGGCCTGTCGGACGGCGACGTGATCGAGATCGTCGGCAAGCGCTCCACCCCGGCCCGCGCCATTCGCCCCTATGGCGATGACGAGGGCCTCGACATCATCCGCCTAGACGGCCTTCAGCGCGCCAATGCCGGGGTCGGTTCGGGCGACTTCGTCGAGGTTCGCCGCGCCACCTCCAAGCCCGCGACCCGCGTCGTATTCGCGCCCGCTCAGAACAACGTCCGCCTGCAGGGCTCGTCCGAGGCGCTGAAGCGCAGCTTTGCCGAACGTCCGCTGACCGCCGGCGACACGGTCGCTACCGCCGGTCACCAGCGCGTCAACGCGGACATGCCCGACCATGTACGCCAGCTTCTCAACGCCCCCGCCTTCGCGCTCCAGGAAGTGCGCCTTGCGGTCGTCGGCACCACGCCGCGCGGGATCGTCCACATCGACCGCGACACGGTCGTCGAGCTGCTTCCCGAATATACCGAACAGCATGGCGAACGGCGCGCCGACGTCACCTACGACGATCTCGGCGGCATGCGCTCCACCATCGATGCGCTACGCGAGATGGTCGAGCTTCCGCTGCGCCATCCCGAGCTGTTCCAGCGCCTCGGCGTCGATCCGCCCAAGGGCGTGCTGCTCCACGGCCCGCCCGGCACCGGCAAGACCCGCCTCGCCCGCGCCGTGGCCAATGAAAGCGACGCGCAATTCTTCCACATCGCCGGCCCGGAGATCATGGGCTCCGCTTACGGCGAGTCCGAGAAGAAGCTGCGCGAGCTGTTCGAGGAGGCCGGCCAGGCCGCGCCCTCGATCATCTTCATCGACGAGATCGATTCCATCGCGCCCAAGCGCGGCCAAGTGTCGGGCGAAGCCGAGAAGCGCCTGGTCGCCCAGCTGCTGACGCTGATGGACGGGCTCGAGCCGCGCCAAAACCTGGTCGTCATCGCCGCCACCAATCGGCCCGAGGCGATCGACGAGGCGCTTCGCCGGCCCGGCCGCTTCGACCGCGAGATTGTCGTCGGCGTGCCGGACGAGACCGGCCGCCGCGAGATCCTCGGTATCCACACCCGCGGCATGCCGCTCGCCGACGGGGTCGACCTCGATGGCCTCGCCCGCCGGACCTACGGCTTCGTCGGCGCCGACCTTGCCGCCCTGACGCGCGAAGCGGCGCTCGAGGCCGTGCGCCGCATCATGCCCGAACTGAACCTCGCCGACGGGACCATCCCGACCGAGGTGCTCGACCGGCTGAGCGTCCTTGCGAGCGACTTCGACAACGCGCTGAAGCGGGTCCAGCCCTCGGCCATGCGCGAGGTGATGGTGCAGGTGCCGACCATCGGCTGGGACGATGTCGGCGGCCTCGACAAGGCCGCGGCCAAGCTGAAGGAAGGCGTCGAGCTTCCCTTGAAGCATCCCGACGCCTTCAAGCGCCTCGGCATCCGACCGGCCAAAGGCTTCCTCCTCTATGGCCCGCCGGGCACGGGCAAGACCCTGCTTGCCAAGGCGGCGGCGCGGGAGAGCCAGGCGAACTTCATATCGATCAAGTCATCCGATCTGCTGAGCAAATGGTATGGCGAGAGCGAGCAGCAGATCGCCCGCCTGTTCAGCCGTGCCCGCCAGGTCGCACCGACCGTCATCTTCATCGACGAACTGGACAGCCTGGTGCCCGCCCGCGGCGGCGGCTTCGGCGAGCCGCAGGTGACCGAGCGGGTGGTCAACACCATCCTCGCCGAAATGGACGGCCTCGAGGAGCTGCAGAGCGTCGTTCTGATCGGCGCGACCAACCGGCCGAACCTCATCGATCCGGCGCTGCTCCGTCCCGGCCGCCTCGACGAGCTGGTCTATGTCGGCCCGCCCGACGTCGCCGGCCGGCGGCGGATCCTCGCCATCCATGCTCGCAACATGCCCTTGTCCGACGACGTCGACCTCGAGGTGCTGGCGCGCCGGACCGAGCGCTTCACCGGCGCCGACCTCGAGGACCTCACTCGCCGGGCCGGCCTCACGGCGCTCCGCCGCGACCTTGGCAACGCCGAGGTGACGATGGCCGACTTCGAAGCGGCGCTGCAGGAGACCCGCGCCTCCGTGACCCCCGAGATGCTGACCGAATATGAGCGCATCCAGGATACGCTGAAGAGCGACGCCGTGCGCCCCGATCGCGGCGGGATCGGCTTCGTTACGCCCGGCATGCTGAAGCCCAAACCAGGCGGCAAGGAGGGCTAG
- a CDS encoding SDR family oxidoreductase, with amino-acid sequence MTSPIVLITGASAGIGVEFARQLSAQGARLVLVARRKERIEALAGELGNARAVALDLAEPDAAERLLADVAGHGEHVDCLVNNAGFGLRGRVSEQDPKRLRQMIDLNCGVLTELARGVLPAMIERGRGGILNVASTAAFQPGPGMGVYFATKAYVLSFTEALHEEVRGTGVHVTALCPGPVATEFGTIAGFEQKVGETFDKLSAQPGPVAAAGLAGLSANRAIVVPGTMNKVGAQGARFLPRAIMRRIAGVLK; translated from the coding sequence ATGACCAGCCCCATCGTCCTCATCACCGGCGCCTCGGCCGGAATCGGAGTCGAGTTCGCCCGCCAGCTGTCGGCGCAAGGCGCGCGGCTGGTGCTGGTCGCCCGCCGCAAGGAACGGATCGAGGCGCTCGCCGGTGAGCTCGGCAATGCCCGCGCCGTGGCGCTCGACCTTGCCGAACCCGATGCCGCCGAGCGGCTGCTGGCCGACGTCGCTGGGCATGGCGAGCATGTCGACTGCCTCGTCAACAATGCTGGCTTCGGCTTGCGCGGGCGCGTCTCCGAGCAGGACCCCAAGCGCCTGCGCCAGATGATCGATCTCAATTGCGGTGTTCTGACCGAACTTGCCCGCGGAGTCCTCCCGGCCATGATCGAGCGCGGGCGGGGCGGTATCCTCAATGTCGCTTCCACCGCCGCCTTCCAGCCCGGCCCCGGCATGGGCGTCTACTTCGCCACCAAGGCCTATGTGCTGAGCTTCACCGAAGCGCTCCACGAAGAGGTGCGCGGCACCGGCGTCCACGTCACCGCCCTCTGCCCCGGCCCGGTCGCGACCGAATTCGGAACGATTGCCGGCTTCGAGCAGAAGGTCGGTGAAACCTTTGACAAGCTTTCCGCCCAGCCCGGCCCGGTCGCTGCGGCGGGCCTCGCCGGCCTGTCCGCCAACCGGGCGATCGTCGTTCCCGGCACGATGAACAAGGTCGGCGCGCAGGGCGCCCGCTTCCTCCCCCGCGCCATCATGCGCCGGATCGCCGGCGTGCTGAAGTAG
- a CDS encoding DUF418 domain-containing protein, translated as MQAEATAPVAAGERLGILDALRGWALAGVLMANMVVFIGFGYASEAERTAALGSQLDDAAELLIQWLVVGKFYSLFSLLFGIGFAVQLARLEQRGEGVPRYVRRLAVLLLIGLAHLFLLWMGDILALYALMGGLLLLFRRTSDRALLRWAVVMWAVPIGWSALIHLAGLNAAQPIYGAAMRGLTTNGVDLNISAATWFNGANYREQLAIKPAEVLLRLGDLTYQMRFTKVLGMFLIGLWVGRRALFAATPETRPLLARTMRFGIGIGLPLSFARAVLGMVAGDDGTLNFVEEALYCLSTPTLALGYAAGFCLLWNDGWQRLLAWPAPAGRMALTNYLSQSLIQILLFTGAGLALGNVFGLAFVIPFTAAIFAFQVASSGWWLARWRFGPMEWLWRSLTYGRAQPMRLAAPAIVAT; from the coding sequence ATGCAAGCGGAAGCGACTGCGCCGGTCGCCGCGGGAGAGCGGCTTGGCATCCTCGACGCGCTGCGGGGCTGGGCGCTGGCCGGCGTACTGATGGCCAACATGGTCGTGTTCATCGGCTTCGGCTATGCCTCGGAAGCGGAGCGGACGGCGGCCCTCGGCAGCCAGCTGGACGATGCCGCCGAGCTGCTGATCCAGTGGCTGGTCGTCGGAAAGTTCTACTCGCTGTTCTCGCTGCTGTTCGGGATCGGCTTCGCGGTCCAGCTCGCCCGGCTCGAGCAGCGCGGGGAGGGCGTGCCGCGCTACGTCCGGCGGCTGGCGGTGCTGTTGCTGATCGGGCTGGCGCACTTGTTCCTGCTGTGGATGGGGGACATACTCGCGCTCTATGCGCTGATGGGCGGGCTGCTGCTGCTGTTCCGCCGGACGAGCGACCGGGCGCTGCTTCGCTGGGCGGTCGTGATGTGGGCCGTACCGATCGGCTGGTCGGCGCTGATCCATCTTGCGGGGCTCAACGCGGCCCAGCCGATCTACGGGGCGGCGATGCGGGGCCTGACTACAAACGGGGTCGACCTCAACATCAGCGCAGCGACCTGGTTCAACGGGGCCAACTATCGCGAGCAGCTGGCGATCAAGCCGGCGGAGGTGCTGCTGCGCCTTGGCGACCTCACCTATCAGATGCGCTTCACCAAGGTGCTGGGCATGTTCCTGATCGGATTGTGGGTCGGGCGGCGGGCCCTGTTCGCGGCGACGCCGGAGACCAGACCACTGCTGGCCCGAACCATGAGGTTCGGCATCGGCATCGGGCTGCCGCTGTCGTTCGCGAGGGCGGTCCTGGGCATGGTGGCGGGGGACGATGGCACGCTGAATTTCGTCGAGGAAGCGCTCTACTGCCTGTCAACGCCGACGCTGGCGCTGGGCTATGCGGCGGGCTTCTGCCTGCTGTGGAACGACGGCTGGCAGCGCCTGCTCGCCTGGCCGGCGCCGGCCGGGCGCATGGCGCTGACTAATTATCTGTCGCAGTCGCTGATCCAGATCTTGCTGTTCACCGGCGCTGGGCTGGCGCTTGGCAATGTCTTCGGCCTCGCCTTCGTCATCCCGTTCACGGCGGCGATCTTCGCCTTCCAGGTGGCGTCAAGCGGCTGGTGGCTGGCGCGCTGGCGCTTCGGCCCGATGGAGTGGCTGTGGCGGAGCCTGACCTACGGGCGGGCGCAGCCGATGCGGCTGGCCGCGCCCGCAATCGTGGCCACTTAA
- a CDS encoding peptidylprolyl isomerase has translation MADQPQTLTLTLSSGGDVVIRLRPDLAPGHVQRITELAGEGFYDGVPFHRVIPGFMAQGGDGGRGDGTGGSSKPDLKAEFNAEPHVRGTCSMARTNQPNSANSQFFICFDDARFLDRQYTVWGQVESGMEHVDALPVGEPPREPGRIVKATVA, from the coding sequence ATGGCCGACCAGCCCCAGACCCTGACCCTCACCCTGTCGAGCGGCGGCGACGTCGTCATCCGCCTTCGCCCCGACCTGGCCCCCGGCCACGTCCAGCGCATCACCGAGCTCGCCGGCGAAGGCTTCTACGACGGCGTGCCCTTCCACCGGGTGATCCCCGGCTTCATGGCGCAGGGCGGCGACGGTGGTCGCGGCGACGGCACCGGCGGCTCGTCCAAGCCCGACCTCAAGGCCGAATTCAACGCGGAGCCGCACGTCCGCGGCACCTGCTCGATGGCGCGCACCAACCAGCCGAACAGCGCCAACAGCCAGTTCTTCATCTGCTTCGACGACGCCCGCTTCCTCGACCGCCAGTATACCGTCTGGGGCCAGGTCGAGAGCGGCATGGAGCATGTCGACGCCCTCCCCGTCGGCGAACCCCCGCGCGAGCCGGGTCGCATCGTCAAGGCGACCGTCGCTTAA
- the mgtE gene encoding magnesium transporter produces MDAEDRLRPDFVERVLDAVDEGDAETARALVEPLHPADVADLIELARADEREGLVAALAELVDADVLAELNEHVREILISEMAPERVAEIAGELDTDDAVAIIEDLEEDEQRAVLRAMEPDDRAAIEEALTYGEETAGRLMQRDLIAVPAHWNVGQVIDYLRSEDELANDFWEVFVVSPVHHPVGTCKLSTILRSPRATKVADIMIEEQTLIPVDMDQEDVALRFQKYALVSAAVVDASGRLVGMITVDDIVHIIQAEASEDVLLLSGAGEGDINEPVLESYKARVRWLIANLLTALLASTIIRLFEDSIERLAILAALMPIVAGVGGNAGTQTLAVTVRALATNQLTGSNRWRAVGREMRVALMNGLTVATVVGIAVTLILGSAQLGGVIAAAMLFNVLIAGAAGVLVPLTLERWGADPAVASSIFVTMVTDSMGFLLFLGMATAAGLTG; encoded by the coding sequence ATGGACGCCGAGGACCGGCTCCGCCCCGATTTCGTCGAGCGGGTGCTCGATGCGGTGGACGAGGGCGATGCCGAGACCGCGCGGGCGCTGGTCGAGCCGCTTCACCCGGCCGACGTCGCCGACCTCATCGAACTCGCCCGTGCCGACGAACGCGAGGGGCTGGTCGCGGCGCTGGCCGAGCTGGTCGACGCGGACGTGCTCGCCGAGCTGAACGAGCATGTCCGCGAGATCCTGATTTCGGAGATGGCGCCGGAGCGGGTGGCGGAGATCGCCGGCGAGCTCGACACCGACGACGCGGTCGCGATCATCGAGGACCTCGAGGAGGACGAACAGCGCGCCGTGCTGCGGGCGATGGAGCCGGACGACCGGGCGGCCATCGAGGAAGCGCTCACCTACGGCGAGGAGACCGCCGGGCGGCTGATGCAGCGCGACCTGATCGCGGTGCCGGCGCATTGGAATGTCGGCCAGGTGATCGACTATCTCCGCTCCGAAGACGAGCTCGCCAACGACTTCTGGGAAGTGTTCGTCGTCTCACCGGTCCATCATCCGGTCGGGACCTGCAAGCTGTCGACCATCCTCCGCTCGCCCCGAGCGACGAAGGTGGCGGACATCATGATCGAGGAGCAGACGCTCATCCCGGTCGACATGGACCAGGAAGACGTGGCGCTGCGCTTCCAGAAATATGCGCTTGTCTCCGCCGCCGTGGTCGACGCGAGCGGGCGGCTGGTCGGCATGATTACCGTCGACGACATCGTCCACATCATCCAGGCCGAGGCGAGCGAGGACGTGCTCTTGCTGTCCGGTGCCGGGGAGGGCGACATCAACGAGCCGGTGCTCGAGAGCTACAAGGCGCGCGTCCGCTGGCTGATCGCCAACCTGCTGACGGCCCTGCTGGCGTCCACCATCATCCGCCTGTTCGAGGATTCGATCGAGCGGCTGGCGATCCTCGCGGCGCTGATGCCGATCGTGGCAGGGGTCGGCGGCAATGCGGGCACGCAGACGCTGGCGGTGACGGTGCGCGCGCTGGCGACCAACCAGCTGACGGGCTCCAACCGCTGGCGAGCGGTCGGGCGCGAGATGCGGGTGGCGCTGATGAACGGGCTGACGGTGGCGACCGTGGTCGGCATCGCGGTGACCCTGATCCTGGGATCGGCCCAGCTCGGCGGGGTGATCGCGGCGGCCATGCTGTTCAACGTGCTGATCGCCGGCGCGGCGGGCGTGCTGGTGCCGCTGACCTTGGAGCGCTGGGGCGCCGACCCGGCGGTGGCGAGCAGCATCTTCGTCACCATGGTTACCGACTCGATGGGCTTCCTGCTGTTCCTCGGCATGGCCACGGCGGCGGGCCTCACGGGCTAA
- a CDS encoding DUF1489 family protein, which produces MPLHLTKVAMGCSDLPSLERRWATRGEGGEVRIVTRMRPKRMAEILEGGALYWIVKHRLVACTAILRFDDRPDGRLDIVCSERLQPVAATPKRAHQGWRYLSHEDAPKPGDNDDSGLSLLPPRLYGRLAALALV; this is translated from the coding sequence GTGCCGCTACATCTCACCAAAGTCGCCATGGGCTGTTCCGACCTGCCGTCGCTCGAGCGGCGCTGGGCGACGCGTGGCGAGGGCGGCGAGGTCAGGATCGTGACCCGCATGCGGCCCAAGCGGATGGCCGAGATCCTGGAGGGCGGGGCGCTCTACTGGATCGTCAAGCACCGGCTGGTCGCCTGCACGGCGATCCTGCGCTTCGACGACCGGCCGGATGGGCGGCTGGACATCGTCTGCTCAGAGCGGCTTCAGCCTGTCGCGGCGACTCCGAAGCGGGCGCACCAGGGCTGGCGCTATCTGTCCCATGAGGATGCGCCCAAGCCCGGCGACAATGACGACAGCGGACTGAGCCTGCTTCCGCCGCGGCTGTACGGCCGGCTGGCTGCGCTGGCGCTGGTCTAG